GTATTGGTTCAGATGGATATGAACGAAGATACATGGCACTTGGTTAAGAGTGTACCTCAGGTGATGGGTTTCATCGGCGGAACGAGTGATCGTCCGGCTCCGATTACGCAGAAAGAAGTGGATCGTATCCTTCAGCGCGTTGAAACGAGTGTTGATAAGCCGCGTCCTAAGGTTATCTATGAGCCAGGCGAAATGGTTCGTGTTATCGATGGTCCTTTCAAAGAATTTGAAGCGGTTATCGAAGGTGTCGATTACGACAAGAACAAGCTACAAGTTTCGGTATTAATTTTTGGTCGTTCAACTCCGGTTGAGCTTGAGTTCACTCAAGTCGAAAAGAATTAATATTTTTTCATCGGGAAGCTGAGTGTCTGGTTGGATGCGAGGCGTTATACCCAAATTAGGAGAAAATCATGGCTAAGAAGATTGAAGCCTATATCAAGTTGCAGGTTCCTGCGGGAAATGCAAACCCTAGTCCACCAGTTGGTCCTGCTCTAGGTCAGCACGGTGTTAACATTATGGAATTCTGTAAAGCGTTCAACGCACAGACTCAGAGCCTTGAAAAAGGTATGCCAGTTCCTGTTGTTATCTCTGTATACAGCGACCGTAGCTTTACATTCATCACTAAGACTCCTCCAGCGTCAATTCTTTTGAAGAAAGCGGCTGGCATCAAGTCTGGTTCTGGTGTTCCAAACGTAAACAAAGTTGGTACAGTGACACGCGCTCAGCTTGAAGAGATCGCTAACACTAAAATGGCTGATTTGAATGCAAACGATTTGGATGCTGCAGTTAAGATCATTGCGGGTTCTGCTCGTTCAATGGGTCTAGTGGTAGAGGGTTAATAAGATGGCAAAGTTGACTAAAAAACAAAAGCTTTTCGCTGAAAAAGTAAACCGTGATGCATCTTATGACATCGTTGAAGGTCTAAACCTGGTTAAAGAGTTAGCGACTGCTAAGTTCGTAGAATCAGTTGATGTTTCAGTTCGTCTAGGTATCGATCCTCGTAAATCTGATCAGGTTGTACGTGGCGCGACTGTAATGCCTAACGGTACTGGTAAAGACGTTCGCGTAGCAGTATTTACAGGTGAAGCTAACCAGGCTGCTGCGAAAGAAGCGGGTGCTGAATTCGTAGGTATGGAAGACCTGGCTGACGAAATCAAGAAAGGTATGATGGATTTCGACGTAGTAATCGCTTCTCCAGACGCTATGCGCGTTGTTGGTATGCTGGGTCAGGTTCTAGGTCCGCGTGGTCTTATGCCTAACCCTAAGACTGGTACTGTAACACCTGATGTTGTTGGTGCTATCAATAACGCTAAAGCTGGTCAGGTTCGTTTCCGTGCAGATAAAGCGGGTATCATCCACGCTTCTATCGGTACTGTTGCTTTCGAAGCAGACAAGCTGAAAGAAAACTTAAATGCCTTAATGGAAGACCTAAACAAAGCGAAGCCTGCTTCAGCTAAAGGTACTTACGTTAAGAAAGTGACTATCTCATCTACAATGGGTCCAGGCCTAGTAGTTGATCAGTCATCACTATAATGATGGTTGCGCCGAGTAATCGGTGCAGGCATTATTTGCGAATAGGGTCTCCTAAAACCTATAGGTTGATAGAGAGCGCCCATCGCAGACCGTAGGCGAGTGCATCAATTGTACTCTTAATAGATTTAAGCCTACGTAGATGGAAGAGTTTGATTTGATATGAATCAAACTGTTTTGGAGGTTATATGGCACTCAATATCGAAGATAAAAAGCTGGTCGTTGAAGAAGTTTCTGCTATTGCATCAGAAGCTGGTTCAATCGTAGCTGCTGAATATCGTGGGTTGACTGTAGAGCAAATGACCACATTACGTGCTAACGCTCGTGAAGCGGGTGTGCAGATTCGAGTTGTTAAAAACTCTCTTGCACGTCGTGCTGTAGCTGGTACTAAATTTGAAGACATGGCTGACACTTTTACAGGTCCGCTTGTTTATGCATTCGCTGGCGAAGAGCTAGGAACTGCTGCGCGTGTTTTCAAAGACTTCGCGAAAAGCAATGACAAACTAATCGTTAAGTCATTGTCTATCGGTGAAGGTGTAATGGACGCTAGCCAGTTGGCTGCCGTTGCTGCTCTACCTACATACGATGAAGCTGTTGCGAAACTTCTATTTGTTATGAAAGAGCCTGTTGCGAAACTTGCTCGCGCACTTACTGCGATCAAAGAACAAAAAGAAGCGGAAGCCGCTTAATTTATTAAACATAAGTTTAAAACCTATTTAATTTTTGGAGATTACAATGTCTGTATCAAAAGATGATATTTTAGAAGCAGTTGCCAACATGTCTGTAATGGAAGTTGTAGAACTTGTTGAAGCAATGGAAGAGAAATTTGGTGTATCTGCTGCCGCTATGGTTGCTGCTGGTCCTGCTGGTGACGCTGGTGCGGGCGCAGAAGAGAAGACTGAATTTGACGTTATCCTAACTGGCGCTGGCGACAACAAGGTTGCAGCGATCAAAGCAGTTCGTGGTGCGACAGGTCTTGGTCTTAAGGAAGCTAAAGAAGCAGTTGAAAGCGCTCCATTCACACTTAAAGAAGGTGTGTCTAAGGAAGAAGCTGAAGCTATGGCTAACGACCTTAAAGAAGCTGGTATCGAAGTCGAAGTTAAGTAATTTAACTTTTACTGCTGATCCACAGCATGAATTGGCTGGCGTTTTTGCGTCGGCCTTTTCGTGTTTTAGAGTGTGTAAAAGTGTGCTAGAGCTTACAAAGGTGGAGCTACCACAGTTTTATGCATTACCGAGCCCCTTACAGGGCTCTCTGACAACTTATCCCTGAGGTAAACGATGACTTATTCTTTGACTGAAAAGAAACGAGTTCGTAAAGATTTCGCAACTCGCCCATCAATTCTAGAAGTACCTTACCTACTTTCTTTGCAGAAAGGTTCTTTCCACGACTTTCTACAATTGGATAAAAAGCCAGCCGAGCGCGACTTCGTCGGTTTGCATGCCGCTTTTAGTTCTGTATTTCCAATCGAAGGTGTTGCCGGCACTGCCGACCTAGAATATGTGAGTTATCACATGGGTCAACCTGAGTTTGACGTAAAAGAGTGTAAGCAGCGTGGTGTGACTTACGCGGCACCTCTACGTGTGAAAATGCGTTTGGTTATCTATGATAAAGATGCGCCTGCTGGTAAGCGTCCGGTTAAGGACATGAAGGAGCAGGAAGTTTATTTGGGTGATATCCCGTTAATGACGGATAACGGGACTTTCGTTATCAACGGTACTGAGCGTGTAATTGTGACTCAGTTGCACCGTTCACCGGGTGTAATCTTCGATAGCGACAAAGGTAAGTCTCACTCTTCAGGTAAGTTGTTGTTTAATGCGCGTATCATTCCTTACCGTGGTTCTTGGTTGGACTTTGAGTTTGATCACAATGATTGCTTGTTCACTCGTATTGACCGCCGCCGTAAATTACCTATTTCAGTATTGTTACGTGCTATGGGTTACTCAAACGAAGAAATTCTGGGAAGCTTCCTGGAGTCTAACGTTGTTAAGTTCAATAAAAAAGGTTTTGAGCTTGAGATCAACGCCGAGCAGTTGAAAGGCCAGAACTCTCCGTTCGATATTGAACATGACGGCAAGAAGATCGTTGAAGTTGGTCAGAAGATCACTGCACGTACCGTTAAGCAGATGGATGCTGCCGGTATCAAGACCGCTAAGGTTTCTCCTGAATATTTACTGGGTAAAATCCTGGCGACAGGTATTACAGATAAGACAACTGGTGAATTGGTTGCTCGTACCAACGATGTATTGACTGTCGAGCTATTGGAAAAAATCGTCGCTATCGGTAAGGGTGAACTTAAGATCCTATTTATCGATGAGCTGGAAAACGGACCATATATCCCAGATACATTGAATCTGGATACAACCACTTCCCAGTTGGAAGCACAGATTGAAATTTATCGCATGATGCGTCCTGGTGAGCCACCAACGAAGGAATCTTCGGAAGCGTTGTTCCAGAGCCTATTCTTTGATGATTCACGTTATGACCTGTCTTCTGTTGGTCGTATGAAGCTGAACCGTCGTTTAGGTCGCAAAGACAATAACGGTAGTCTGGTACTAGAAAACCAGGATGTTATCGATGTGGTTCGTGAACTGATCAATATCCGTAACGGTTTAAGCACTATCGATGATATCGATACCTTAGGTAACCGTCGTATCCGTGCGGTTGGTGAAATGGCTGAGAACGCATTCCGTGTTGGTTTGGTTCGTGTTGAGCGCGCGGTGAAAGAGCGTCTGAACCAGGCTGAATCTGATGGCCTGATGCCTCAGGACCTAATCAATGCTAAGCCCGTTTCTGCGGCAATCAAAGAGTTCTTCGGATCGTCTCAGTTGTCACAGTTCATGGATCAGGTTAACCCGCTTTCGGAAGTCACACACAAGCGTCGTGTTTCGGCTCTTGGGCCAGGTGGTTTGACACGTGAGCGTGCCGGTTTTGAGGTACGTGACGTACACCCAACTCACTACGGTCGTGTATGTCCTATCGAAACACCTGAAGGACCAAACATCGGTTTGATCAATACGCTAGCGATCTACGCTAAGACAAACGAATATGGTTTCCTGGAAACACCATATCGTAAGGTTGTCGATGGTCAGGTAACAGAAGAAGTTGAATATGTTTCTGCGATCGACGAAGCACAATTCGTTATCGCGCAGGCGAGTGCGAATGTTGATAAGGACGGTAAGTTCTTAGACAACTTGGTTTCAGCTCGTCACCAAAATGAGTTTACCCTAGCAAATACCGCTGATATCGACTATATGGATGTATCTCCTAAGCAGATCGTATCGGTTGCGGCATCGCTTATCCCGTTCCTAGAACACGATGATGCCAACCGTGCCTTGATGGGTGCGAACATGCAGCGTCAGGCGGTTCCTACATTACGTGCCGATAAGCCTTTAGTAGGAACAGGTATCGAGAAGACGGTTGCAATCGACTCTGGCGTCACGGTGGTTGCAGACCGTGGCGGTGAAGTGCTTTCATCTGACGCCGCTCGTATCGTGGTTCGTGTCAATGGCGATGAGATCAAAGAGGGTGAATCTGGTGTAGATATCTACAACCTGGTCAAGTACCAGCGTTCTAACCAAAACACTTGTATCAACCAGAAGCCTATCGTTAAGGCGGGTGATACAGTAGTTCGTGGTGACGTTCTTGCTGACGGTCCTTCTACAGACCTTGGTGAATTGGCGCTTGGTCAGAACATGCGAATCGCGTTCATGCCTTGGAATGGTTATAACTTCGAAGACTCGATTTTGATCTCTGAGCGTGTCGTTCAAGAAGACCGTTATACTTCGATTCACATCGAAGAACTAACATGTTTGGCTCGTGATACAAAGCTTGGGCCAGAAGAAATTACAGCGGATATTCCTAACGTTGGTGAATCAGCACTGGCACGTCTGGATGACTGCGGTATCGTTCACGTAGGGGCTGAAGTCAAGCAGGGCGATATTCTTGTAGGTAAGGTAACGCCTAAGGGTGAAACTCAGCTGACGCCTGAAGAAAAACTGCTGCGCGCTATTTTCGGTGAAAAAGCATCCGATGTTAAAGATACATCATTGCGTGTAACCAAAGGTGTTGAAGGGACGGTGATCGACGTTCAGGTATTCACTCGTGAAGGCGTTCAGAAAGATGAACGCGCGCTAGCGATTCAGGAAGAGGAATTGGCTCGCGTCCGTAAGGATATCGACGAACAGTACACCATTCTTGAAGCCGATATGATGGCTCGTATCCGTACTGCATTGAACGGTAAGAAACTGGTTGACGGTACTAAGGTTGATGATGCATACCTAGATGGTGTTGATGAAGCCAAGTGGTTCTCATTAAATGTTGATGATGCCGATATGGTGACATTCCTGGAGCAGTCCGAAGCCTATCTAAAAGATAGCCGTAAGAAATTCAACGAAATGTTTGAAGAGAAGCGTAAGAAGCTTACTCAAGGTGACGATTTGGCACCGGGTGTTTCGAAGATGGTTAAGGTTTACGTTGCTATTAAGCGTCGTATCCAGCCTGGTGATAAGATGGCGGGTCGTCACGGTAACAAGGGTGTTATCTCACGTATCTGTCCAGTAGAAGATATGCCTTACGATGAAACAGGTCGTCCGGTTGATATCTGCTTGAACCCTCTAGGTGTACCGTCACGTATGAACGTTGGTCAGATCCTTGAAGTTCACTTAGGTTTAGCCGCTGAAGGTCTGGGTACTAAGATCAATGCAATGCTTCAGCAGCAAGCGGACATTGCCGAGTTCCGTAGCTTCCTAGATAAGATCTACAACGATACGCAAGGTCAGAAAGTTGATTTCGCGAGTTTCTCGGATGACGAAATTATTGAATTGGCGAATAACCTGAAACGTGGTGTTCCATTAGCGTCACCGGTATTTGACGGTGTTAACGAAGATCAGATCAAGGCGTTGTTACGTTTGGCAGATCTTCCTGAGTCAGGTCAGATGACGTTGTTTGATGGTCTGACCGGTGAGAAGTTCGATCGTCCTGTAACCGTTGGCTACATGTACTACTTGAAGCTTAACCACTTGGTTGACGATAAGATGCACGCTCGTTCAACAGGTCCTTACTCGCTGGTTACTCAGCAGCCGTTGGGTGGTAAGGCCCAGTTCGGTGGTCAGCGTTTCGGTGAAATGGAGGTGTGGGCACTTGAAGCATACGGTGCTGCCTTTACCCTGCAGGAAATGCTAACGGTTAAGTCCGATGACTTGAACGGTCGTACAAGAATGTATAAGAACATTGTTGACGGTAATGAATATATGGAACCTGGTATGCCAGAATCATTCAGCGTATTACGCAAAGAAATTCGTGCATTAGGTATTGATATCGAGTTGGAGCAAGATTAATGAAAGATTTACTTGGTTTTCTAAAAAAACAAAATGTGAGTAGCGACTTTGACGCTATTAAGGTTTCTCTTGCTTCGCCGGAAAAAATCCGTTCATGGTCTTATGGTGAAGTTAAAAAGCCAGAAACAATCAACTACCGTACGTTCAAGCCTGAGCGTGACGGTCTGTTCTGTGCGAAGATTTTCGGGCCTATCCGTGACTTCGAATGTTTGTGTGGTAAATACAAGCGTTTGAAGCACCGTGGTGTCATCTGTGAGAAATGTGGTGTTGAGGTAACTCAATCTAAAGTGCGTCGTGAGCGTATGGGTCACATCGACCTTGCCACTTCTGTAGCCCACATCTGGTTCTTGAAGTCATTGCCTTCACGTATCGGTTTGATGTTGGATATGACTTTAAAAGAAATCGAAGCGGTGCTTTACTTCGAAGCGTTCATGGTTGTTGATCCAGGTCTAACGCCGCTTGAGCCTTGGCAGTTGCTTTCTGAAGAAGAATACCTGGATGCACTAGATGAACATGGTGATGAATTCGAGGCGCAGATGGGTGCTGAAGCCATCAAGAAGATGCTACAGGCGATCGATCTTGAAGCGGAAGCGGAGCGTCTACGTACAGAGATGGATAACACCAACTCTGAAACTAAGCAGAAGAAGATTTCTAAGCGCTTGAAGCTAATCGAATCTTTCCTACAGTCGGGTAACAAACCAGAGTGGATGATTCTTGATGTGCTTCCGGTTCTTCCGCCTGAGCTACGCCCGCTGGTGCCGCTAGATGGTGGTCGTTTTGCGACTTCTGATTTGAACGATCTATATCGTCGTGTTATCAACCGTAACAACCGTCTGAAGCGTCTATTGGACCTAATGGCACCGGATATCATCGTACGTAACGAAAAGCGTATGTTGCAGGAGTCTGTCGATTCATTGCTAGATAACGGTCGTCGTGGTCGTGCCGTAACCGGTACCAACAAGCGTCAACTTAAATCTTTGGCTGATATGATCAAAGGTAAGCAGGGTCGTTTCCGTCAAAACTTGCTTGGTAAGCGTGTTGACTACTCTGGTCGTTCGGTAATCGTAGTTGGTCCTACATTGCGTCTACACCAGTGTGGTCTGCCGAAGAAAATGGCACTTGAGCTATTCAAGCCGTTTATCTTCTCTAAACTACAGAAGCGCGGCATGGCACCGACGATCAAAGCGGCCAAGAAAATGGTTGAGCAGGGGCTGCCGGAAGTATGGGATGTGTTGGATGAGGTTATCCGTGAGCATCCGGTACTGTTGAACCGTGCACCGACACTTCACCGTTTGGGTATCCAGGCGTTTGAGCCGGTGCTTATCGAAGGTAAGGCGATCAACTTGCATCCACTAGTATGTTCGGCGTTCAACGCCGACTTCGATGGTGACCAGATGGCGGTACACGTACCGCTATCTTTGGAAGCTCAGTTAGAAGCACGTACATTGATGATGTCGACTAACAACTTGCTGTCTCCTGCTAACGGTGACCCGATTATCGTACCTTCACAGGACGTTGTACTGGGTCTTTACTACATCACTCGTGAGCGTATCAACGACAAGGGTGAAGGTATGGCGTTTTCAAGCTGGCATGAAGTTCAGCGTGCGCTAGATTCAAAGGAAGTTAACCTGCATACTAAGATCAAGTTGCGTGTCACTGAAACCGTTATCGATGACGAAGGTACCGAAAGCGTTTCAACTCGTATGGTTGATACTACTGCCGGTCGTGCCTTGTTATGCCGTATCCTGCCGCAAGGTCTAAGTTTCGATTTGATCAACTTGAGCTTGACCAAGAAGAACATCAGTGCGGTATTAAACTCTTGTTACCGTCTATTAGGGCCTAAAGAGACCGTAATCTTTGCTGACCAGTTAATGTATGCCGGTTTCAAATGGTCGACTCTAGCCGGTCTGTCTTTCTGTTCGGACGATATGTTGATTCCAGAAGCGAAAACAGGAATCATCGAACGCGCAGAGAAGCAGGTTGAAGAGATTCAGAACCAGTTTACTCAAGGTTTGGTAACGGAAGGTGAGCGTTACAACAAGGTTGTTGATATCTGGTCGCACACTAACGAGTTGGTTACCAAGTCGATGATGGACCAGTTGCAGTTCGAAAACGTGGTTGACAAAGAAGGTAACGAAGTCCAGCAGACATCGTTTAACTCGGTTTACATGATGGCCGACTCTGGGGCGCGTGGTAGTGTGGCTCAGATGCGTCAGCTTGGTGGTATGCGTGGTCTGATGGCGAAGCCGGATGGTTCGATCATCGAAACACCGATCACCGCGAACTTCCGTGAAGGTCTAAACGTACTTCAGTACTTCATCTCGACTCACGGTGCTCGTAAAGGTCTTGCCGATACAGCGTTGAAGACAGCTAACTCAGGTTACTTGACTCGTCGTCTAGTAGACGTTGCTCAGGACGTGGTTGTAACTGAAAACGACTGTGGTACTGAAGCGGGTATCCGTATGGCGGCACACGTTGAAGGTGGTGATATCATTGAATCACTAAAAGATCGTGTACTAGGTCGTATTACCAATGAAGACGTAATCACTCAAAGTGGTGATGTGTTGGTTGAAAAAGGCACATTGATCGATGAGAAAATCGCTACTTTGATCGATGAGAACGGTGTTGACCACGTTAACGTACGTTCACCGATGACTTGTGAAACCAAATTCGGTATCTGTCAGCAGTGTTACGGGCGTGACTTGGCACGCGGTCACCTTGTTAATATGGGTGAGGCTGTCGGTGTTATGGCGGCACAGTCGATCGGTGAGCCGGGTACTCAGTTGACAATGCGTACCTTCCACATCGGTGGTACGGCTTCTGGTTCTGCGGCGCAGAGTCAGATCGAAGTTAAGCACACAGGTTCAATCAAGTGGGAAAACATCAAGGCGATCAAGAATTCTGATGGTCAATTGATTGTTACTTCTCGTTCTGGTGCGGTATCGGTTGTTGATGAGACAGGTCGTGAGCAAGAGCGTTATAAGATTAACTACGGTTCAACATTAACTGTTGAAGACGGTGGCTCTATTGAATCCGGTGCAATTCTGGCTCAGTGGGATCCGCATACTCACCCGGTTATCACCGAAGTTGAAGGTAATATCGCCTTCGGTAACTTCGAAGGAACTGTAGAAGAGCGTGTTGATGAGTTGACCGGTTTGACATCTTACGTTGTTAAGGATGCTAAAGAGCGCATGGCCTCTGCAAAAGAGACTCGCCCTTATATCACGCTAGTGGATGCGAAAGGTGAACAGGTTTGTTTCGCCGGTACGCAAACACCTGCTATGTACTACCTGCCTGAAAACTCGGTAGTGGTTGTACAAGAAAGTGCAGCGGTTGGTTCCGGTGACGTTCTTGCTCGTATCCCGCAAGCGTCTTCGAAGAACAAGGATATCACCGGGGGTCTACCTCGAGTTGCAGACTTGTTCGAAGCTCGTCAACCAAAAGAGCCGGCTATTATGGCTGAGGTAACAGGTGTTGTTGGTTTCGGTAAAGAGACCAAAGGTAAGCAGCGCCTGGTTATCACTCAGGATAGCGGTGAGCAGTATGAAACATTGATTCCTAAGTGGCGTACAGTCAGTGTGTTTGAAGGTGAGCGCGTTGAGCGTGGTGACGTCGTTGTTGACGGTAACTCAAACCCACATGATATCCTACGTCTTCTTGGTATCGAAAAACTTGCCGAATACATCGTTGATGAAGTTCAAGATGTATATCGTCTGCAGGGTGTAAAAATTAACGATAAGCACATCGAGACGATCGTTCGTCAGATGTTGCGTAAAGTTGAAGTCAAGAACGCTGGTGATACAGGTCTGATCCGTGGTGAACAGGCTGAGTATGCGAATGTTCTTGAACTGAATGAAAAAGCGCGCGAAGAAGGTAAAGTTGAAGCGTCGTTCGAACGTGTATTGCTTGGTATCACTAAAGCATCGTTGGCGACAGAATCATTTATCTCTGCGGCGTCGTTCCAGGAAACAACTCGTGTATTGACCGAAGCTGCGGTAAGCGGTAAACGTGATACATTGGTTGGTCTGAAAGAGAACGTTATCGTTGGTCGTCTGATTCCGGCTGGTACAGGTTTTGCCTATCACCAGGCGCGTAAGGCGGCAAGCGAAAAATCAATGGCTGAACTGCAGGCTTTTGTAAATGCTGATACATCAGCGGATGCGGAAGTGTCTGAAGAAGCGGTTGTTGAGAATGTTGAAGGATCTGAAAACTTAGACGCTTAATGTAAATAATTTCAAGTAGTTAATGCTTGACTTATTGATAATAGGTCTCTAAAATCGTCAATCCTAAATTTGTAGACCCGAATTTCGGGTCTGCGCTATCGTTTATGTGTAAGAGTTAATCTCAAATTGGAGAAAATTAATGGCTACTATTAACCAGTTGGTGCGTAAGCCGCGTAAGGATAAGCGTAAAGTTTCAAACGTTGCAGCTCTTGAGGCATGTCCTCAGCGTCGTGGTGTTTGTACGCGTGTTTATACAACAACCCCTAAGAAGCCAAACTCTGCTCTGCGTAAAGTTGCGCGTGTACGTTTAACGAATGGTTATGAAGTCGCTTCCTACATTGGTGGTGAAGGTCATAACTTGCAGGAGCACTCGGTAATTCTAATCCGTGGTGGTCGTGTTAAAGATTTACCTGGTGTGCGATATCACACAGTTCGTGGTGCATTGGATTGTGCCGGCGTATCTGATCGTAAGCAAGGTCGTTCTAAGTACGGTGCTAAGCGTCCTAAGGGTTAATCTGCGGATTAATCGCTTAACATACGTTTAGCAATATTTAGTGTTCAATTTATACCGGAAGAGTTAAGAATGGCAAGAAGAAGAGAAATTCCAAAACGTCAGGTACTACCTGATCCAAAGTTTGGAGATACAACGTTAACGAAGTTCGTTAACATGATTATGGTTAGCGGTAAAAAATCCGTTGCTGAAAAAATCGTTTATGGTGCGCTAGATGTTCTAGTTGAGCGTCGTAAAGGTGGTGAGCAGGCTGAATTGTTAAAAGAAGCCTTAGACAACATCGGTCCAATGGTTGAGGTTAAGTCTCGTCGTGTTGGTGGTGCTACTTATCAGGTTCCTGTTGAAGTTCGTGCCGATCGTAAGGTTGCTCTAGCTATGCGTTGGCTTGTAGAAGCCTCTCGTAAGCGTAGTGAAAAAGGCATGATGCTTCGTCTAGCTGGTGAGTTAGGTGATGCGCTTGAGAACCGTGGTTCTGCGATCAAGAAGAAAGAAGATACACATAGAATGGCAGAGGCTAACAAAGCCTTCTCTCATTTCCGTTGGTAATCTGCTTAAGGCCCTGCTAAGGGCCTTTGTTATTTATTGTTTAAATAAAAGGTTAATAAAGTGGCACGTAAAACCCCTTTAGAAAGATATCGTAATATCGGTATCATGGCCCACATCGATGCGGGTAAAACTACAACGACCGAGCGTATCCTTTACTACACTGGTGTATCTCACAAAATCGGTGAGGTTCATGACGGTGGTGCGACTATGGACTGGATGGAGCAGGAACAGGAGCGTGGTATCACAATCACTTCTGCTGCGACAACATGTTTCTGGTCAGGTATGGCTCGTCAGTATCCTGAGCACCGCGTAAACATTATCGATACTCCGGGACACGTTGACTTCACTATCGAAGTAGAACGTTCTCTACGTGTACTTGATGGTGCGGTAACTTGTTTCTGTTCTGTATCTGGTGTTGAGCCTCAGTCTGAGACTGTATGGCGTCAGGCTGATAAGTACGGCGTTCCTCGTATGGGCTTCGTCAACAAGATGGACCGTGCAGGTGCTAACTTCCTTAACGTATGTAAAATGGTTGTTGACCGTTTAGGTGCAACACCAGTTCCAATGCAACTACCGATCGGTGCTGAAGAATCTTTCCGCGGTGTTGTGGATCTAGTTAAGATGAAGGCAATCTACTGGGAAGAAGAAAACATGGGTATGCAGTATACCTATGAAGAAATTCCAGAAGATATGGTTGACCTATGTCAGGAATGGCGTGAAAAAATGGTTGAATCAGCTGCTGAAGCGTCTGAAGAGCTTATGGATAAGTACCTTGAAGAAGGTGATTTATCTGAAGAAGACATCAAGGCCGGTATTCGTCAGCGCTGTATCGATGTAGAAATCGTTCCTATGTTCTGTGGTTCTGCTTTCAAGAACAAGGGTGTTCAGACTCTACTAGATGCGGTTATCGACTTTATGCCAGCTCCTGTTGACGTTCCTGCGATCAAAGGTGAGCTTGAAGACGGTACTCCTGCTGAGCGTCACTCAACTGACGATGAGCCATTTGCGTCACTAGCGTTCAAGATCATGACTGACCCTTATGTTGGTACGCTAACATTCTTCCGTGTATATTCTGGTGTGCTTGAAGCAGGTAGCCCGGTTTATAACTCGGTTAAAGAGAAGCGTGAACGTGTTGGTCGTATCCTGCAGATGCACTCAAACTCTCGTGAAGAGATCAAAGAAGTCCGTGCTGGTGATATTGCTTGTGCGGTAGGTCTTAAAGATACGACTACTGGTGATACTTTATGTGATCCGGATAACAAGATCATTCTTGAGCGTATGGAATTCCCTGAGCCGGTAATCTCGATTGCTATCGAGCCTAAGACTAAGGCAGACCAAGAGAAAATGGGTATCGCTTTAGGTAAATTAGCGGCAGAAGATCCATCATTCCGTGTACATACAGACGAAGAAACTAACCAGACTATCATTTCTGGTATGGGTGAGCTTCACCTAGATATCATCGTTGACCGTATGAAGCGTGAATTCAAGGTTGAAGCGAATATCGGTGCGCCTCAGGTTTCTTACCGTGAAACAATCAAGAGCGCTGTTGAAGCTGATGGTAAGTTTGTACGTCAGTCTGGTGGTCGTGGTCAGTATGGTCATGTTGTATTCAA
Above is a window of Thiomicrorhabdus sediminis DNA encoding:
- the nusG gene encoding transcription termination/antitermination protein NusG translates to MAQRWYVVHAYSGYENKVKKSLAEYVERAGLTDQFGEILVPSEEVVEIRDGKKRTSERKFFPGYVLVQMDMNEDTWHLVKSVPQVMGFIGGTSDRPAPITQKEVDRILQRVETSVDKPRPKVIYEPGEMVRVIDGPFKEFEAVIEGVDYDKNKLQVSVLIFGRSTPVELEFTQVEKN
- the rplK gene encoding 50S ribosomal protein L11, whose translation is MAKKIEAYIKLQVPAGNANPSPPVGPALGQHGVNIMEFCKAFNAQTQSLEKGMPVPVVISVYSDRSFTFITKTPPASILLKKAAGIKSGSGVPNVNKVGTVTRAQLEEIANTKMADLNANDLDAAVKIIAGSARSMGLVVEG
- the rplA gene encoding 50S ribosomal protein L1, which codes for MAKLTKKQKLFAEKVNRDASYDIVEGLNLVKELATAKFVESVDVSVRLGIDPRKSDQVVRGATVMPNGTGKDVRVAVFTGEANQAAAKEAGAEFVGMEDLADEIKKGMMDFDVVIASPDAMRVVGMLGQVLGPRGLMPNPKTGTVTPDVVGAINNAKAGQVRFRADKAGIIHASIGTVAFEADKLKENLNALMEDLNKAKPASAKGTYVKKVTISSTMGPGLVVDQSSL
- the rplJ gene encoding 50S ribosomal protein L10, translating into MALNIEDKKLVVEEVSAIASEAGSIVAAEYRGLTVEQMTTLRANAREAGVQIRVVKNSLARRAVAGTKFEDMADTFTGPLVYAFAGEELGTAARVFKDFAKSNDKLIVKSLSIGEGVMDASQLAAVAALPTYDEAVAKLLFVMKEPVAKLARALTAIKEQKEAEAA
- the rplL gene encoding 50S ribosomal protein L7/L12; amino-acid sequence: MSVSKDDILEAVANMSVMEVVELVEAMEEKFGVSAAAMVAAGPAGDAGAGAEEKTEFDVILTGAGDNKVAAIKAVRGATGLGLKEAKEAVESAPFTLKEGVSKEEAEAMANDLKEAGIEVEVK